Proteins encoded in a region of the Neodiprion virginianus isolate iyNeoVirg1 chromosome 2, iyNeoVirg1.1, whole genome shotgun sequence genome:
- the LOC124297908 gene encoding 3-hydroxyacyl-CoA dehydrogenase type-2: MLKGAVALVTGGGSGLGLATVERFVKQGSKVVIADLATSKSHEIADQLGPSAAFSPTDVRSEEDVKTALNLVKEKFGKLDVVVNCAGIGIAYKTYNFNKKRAHELSDFENVLMVNTVGTFNVIRLAAGLIGENVPNEDGQRGVIVNTSSIAAFDGQIGQAAYAASKAAVAGMTLPIARDLSTQGIRVVTIAPGLFDTPLLQGLPEKVRNFLANSIPFPSRLGTPAEYAQFVESVIESPVLNGEVIRLDGALRMQA; the protein is encoded by the exons ATGTTGAAG GGAGCTGTTGCTTTAGTGACTGGAGGGGGATCCGGCCTGGGTTTGGCGACGGTCGAAAGATTTGTGAAGCAAGGGTCAAAAGTTGTCATTGCTGATCTTGCCACATCTAAATCACATGAGATAGCAGATCAGCTTGGACCATCTGCAGCATTTTCCCCAACtgat GTAAGATCAGAGGAAGATGTCAAAACAGCATTGAACTtggtgaaagaaaagtttggTAAATTAGATGTGGTCGTAAACTGTGCTGGTATCGGGATAGCTTATAAAACATACAATTTCAATAAGAAGAGGGCTCATGAAttgagtgattttgaaaatgtactGATGGTCAACACTGTTGGAACATTTAACGTAATTCGATTGGCAGCTGGTCTTATCGGCGAGAATGTACCTAACGAAGATGGGCAGCGGGGAGTCATAGTCAACACGTCTAGCATAGCAGCTTTCGATGGACAGATCGGCCAGGCTGCGTATGCAGCAAGCAAAGCTGCTGTGGCTGGCATGACTCTTCCCATTGCCAGAGATCTTTCAACTCAAGGTATTCGCGTTGTGACTATTGCACCTGGGTTGTTCGATACGCCACTGTTACAAGGACTGCCTGAGaaagtgagaaattttttggcaAACTCGATACCCTTTCCTTCAAGACTGGGAACTCCTGCTGAATATGCACAATTTGTAGAATCGGTTATCGAGAGTCCAGTTCTTAATGGCGAAGTCATAAGACTGGACGGTGCCTTGAGAATGCAGGCATAA